The proteins below come from a single Synechococcales cyanobacterium T60_A2020_003 genomic window:
- a CDS encoding alpha/beta fold hydrolase, which produces MPDGLIEPAPGIVISHGLGSGPEAFAYLAEHLASYGFAVVVPQHIGSDAERRQAAVQGLLSSDVNPVEYLDRPHDISFVLDELERRSQTDPALQGKLDLQNVGAIGHSFGGYAVLALAGAPLSIDRLQQSCANNQISFNAAPSLQCLASRLPQFNYQLQDERIKVVVAMSPITGILFGPEGMSQIPVPTMIMAGSKDIIASVVQEQIHPFIWLTTPERISIPICCLIWTFA; this is translated from the coding sequence ATGCCAGATGGTCTGATCGAGCCTGCCCCCGGGATTGTGATTTCGCATGGGCTGGGATCGGGGCCGGAGGCGTTCGCCTATTTGGCAGAACATCTCGCCTCCTACGGATTCGCGGTGGTGGTGCCGCAGCATATTGGTAGCGATGCTGAGCGTCGTCAGGCCGCAGTTCAAGGGCTATTGAGCAGCGATGTGAATCCCGTGGAGTATCTCGATCGTCCCCATGATATTTCGTTTGTTCTGGACGAGTTAGAACGGCGATCGCAAACCGACCCAGCGCTTCAGGGCAAACTCGACTTGCAGAATGTGGGCGCGATTGGGCACTCGTTTGGGGGCTACGCCGTGTTAGCTCTGGCAGGAGCACCGTTGAGCATTGATCGGTTGCAGCAAAGCTGTGCGAATAATCAAATTAGTTTCAATGCGGCTCCTTCGCTGCAATGCTTGGCGAGTCGGTTGCCCCAGTTCAACTATCAGCTTCAGGATGAGCGCATCAAAGTCGTGGTGGCCATGAGTCCAATTACGGGCATTCTCTTTGGCCCAGAAGGGATGAGCCAGATTCCAGTCCCAACCATGATCATGGCAGGCAGCAAAGATATTATTGCCTCGGTAGTTCAGGAACAGATCCATCCCTTCATTTGGCTGACGACGCCTGAGCGGATCTCTATCCCCATCTGTTGTTTAATCTGGACTTTTGCGTGA
- a CDS encoding alpha/beta hydrolase, with product MTSETWTHDTLTTNGVTLHYVTQGQGDLMLMLHGFPEFWYSWRHQIPEFAQHYKVVALDLRGYNDSDKPESVDAYRMEELVKDVNGAIHALGYDRCILVGHDWGGAIAWSFAYAHPDRVDRLIVMNLPHPAKFVAGLKTPQQLLRSWYIFFFQLPILPELVLWWDDYRMVAAAFADMAINKSAFTPEDLDAFKTAAAKRGALTAMLNYYRANFGRDNRLNRPWDKLLIPTLLIWGEKDAALGVELTYGTEDYVEDLKICYIPNCSHWVQQEQPQLVNQYMRDFLDRDDLSVE from the coding sequence ATGACATCTGAAACTTGGACTCACGATACGCTGACCACCAACGGCGTGACGCTGCACTACGTTACCCAAGGCCAGGGGGATCTGATGCTGATGCTGCACGGATTTCCTGAGTTTTGGTATTCCTGGCGGCACCAGATTCCTGAATTTGCCCAACATTACAAGGTGGTGGCGCTAGACTTGCGGGGCTACAACGATAGTGATAAGCCCGAATCCGTGGATGCCTACCGCATGGAGGAATTGGTTAAAGATGTGAACGGTGCGATTCACGCCCTGGGGTACGATCGCTGTATTTTGGTGGGTCATGATTGGGGAGGGGCGATCGCCTGGTCGTTTGCCTATGCCCATCCTGATAGGGTGGATCGCTTGATCGTGATGAATTTGCCCCATCCCGCTAAGTTTGTCGCTGGCCTGAAAACCCCGCAACAACTTCTCCGCAGTTGGTACATTTTCTTTTTCCAGCTTCCCATCCTGCCGGAACTGGTGCTGTGGTGGGATGACTACCGTATGGTTGCCGCTGCCTTTGCAGACATGGCCATCAATAAGTCCGCCTTTACACCTGAGGATTTGGATGCGTTTAAAACAGCGGCGGCTAAACGCGGCGCACTCACCGCTATGCTCAACTACTATCGCGCTAATTTTGGCAGGGATAATCGGCTCAATCGCCCGTGGGACAAGCTTTTAATCCCGACGCTGCTGATTTGGGGGGAGAAGGATGCCGCCTTGGGCGTTGAACTCACCTACGGCACGGAAGACTATGTCGAGGATTTGAAAATTTGCTATATCCCGAACTGTAGCCATTGGGTGCAGCAAGAACAGCCGCAGTTGGTGAATCAGTACATGCGCGATTTTTTGGATCGGGATGATCTATCGGTGGAGTAA
- a CDS encoding Dethiobiotin synthetase yields the protein MDYDSAQPIILNYGQLVDDDDRNFLNRLRQGVPPIPGQVTEILLALKVLFEALKEVPALERDLVSALFTLAYDSRQSFTAGRQRGVEWPPLLDEDLERIAIAVRSILAGTWYG from the coding sequence ATGGATTACGATTCCGCCCAACCGATCATTTTGAATTATGGTCAGCTTGTTGACGACGACGATCGCAACTTCTTGAATCGCCTCCGTCAGGGTGTGCCCCCGATTCCCGGCCAGGTCACGGAAATTCTGCTGGCGCTCAAGGTTTTGTTTGAAGCCCTCAAAGAGGTTCCAGCCCTAGAGCGGGACTTGGTATCTGCGCTCTTCACACTGGCCTACGATAGCCGCCAGTCTTTCACTGCTGGACGGCAACGGGGTGTGGAATGGCCGCCCTTGCTGGATGAGGATTTGGAACGGATTGCGATCGCCGTTCGCAGTATTTTGGCGGGCACGTGGTATGGGTAA